Proteins found in one Sporosarcina sp. FSL K6-3457 genomic segment:
- a CDS encoding YlaN family protein gives MEIDIQETYQEKALKQLQADADKIAQLIKVQMDHLTMPQCPLYEEVLDTQMYGLAREIDFAVKLGLIDRQGGNEILSLLEKEMTVLHELYTRK, from the coding sequence ATGGAGATAGACATACAAGAAACCTATCAGGAAAAGGCTTTGAAGCAACTTCAAGCTGATGCTGATAAGATTGCACAACTTATCAAAGTCCAAATGGATCATTTGACGATGCCGCAGTGTCCACTATACGAAGAAGTGTTGGATACACAAATGTATGGCTTGGCTCGTGAAATTGATTTTGCAGTAAAGCTAGGTCTGATTGATCGTCAAGGTGGGAATGAGATTCTTTCTCTGCTTGAGAAGGAAATGACAGTCTTGCACGAACTATATACTAGAAAATAA
- a CDS encoding FtsW/RodA/SpoVE family cell cycle protein has protein sequence MNTYAKRILKNFDFPLFITYLVLCLFGLVMIYSASMGTSVNRYEAEADNFFKKQILNISIALPAFFVTAFFPYKNYKRKNLMIFAVLSMFALLFAVHFVGSGSHVGVNSWLSTPIGKLQPSEVAKIVIIVYFSSVFAKKYEAGTIDNINQSIAPPIGILIVAVGSIMLETDIGASLIIVMVALSVLLASGIKKRTFFKLSGIISIGMLFAGLILYFKWKDIMTPGRLGRILSFVNPFDYAQGSGYQIANGYIAIGTGGLKGLGLGNSIQKMGYLPEPHTDVIMAVISEELGLVGAFIVIGGLGFIVMRALSIALRAQDPQARMLAAGIGSLIGIQTFVNLGGLTGLIPLTGVTLPFISYGGTSIILLSLALGILMNVSMFVKYEKTIRKGSAL, from the coding sequence ATGAATACTTATGCTAAACGAATTTTAAAAAACTTTGACTTTCCGCTATTCATCACCTATTTAGTGTTGTGTTTGTTTGGACTTGTGATGATCTATAGTGCGAGTATGGGAACTTCTGTGAATAGATACGAAGCAGAGGCGGATAATTTTTTTAAAAAGCAGATTTTGAATATATCTATCGCTTTGCCGGCATTTTTTGTGACAGCATTTTTTCCATATAAAAATTATAAACGGAAAAACTTGATGATTTTTGCTGTATTGAGCATGTTCGCGCTATTATTTGCGGTTCACTTTGTCGGCTCGGGAAGTCATGTTGGTGTGAACAGCTGGCTCTCAACACCAATCGGTAAACTTCAGCCATCGGAAGTAGCTAAAATTGTAATTATTGTCTACTTCTCTAGTGTTTTTGCAAAAAAGTATGAGGCTGGTACGATTGATAACATTAACCAATCCATTGCACCGCCTATAGGTATACTCATTGTAGCGGTCGGGTCGATTATGCTAGAAACCGATATTGGTGCATCACTCATTATTGTTATGGTTGCACTATCCGTACTGCTAGCTAGTGGTATTAAAAAGCGAACTTTTTTCAAGCTAAGTGGTATCATTTCGATTGGTATGCTGTTTGCGGGTTTGATTTTATATTTTAAGTGGAAAGATATTATGACCCCTGGTAGATTAGGGCGTATTTTGTCCTTTGTGAACCCGTTCGATTATGCGCAAGGGTCTGGTTACCAAATAGCGAATGGCTATATTGCAATCGGTACGGGTGGACTCAAAGGTCTTGGACTAGGGAACTCCATTCAAAAGATGGGTTATTTACCTGAACCGCATACGGACGTTATTATGGCGGTTATTTCTGAAGAATTAGGATTAGTTGGAGCGTTCATTGTCATTGGGGGACTGGGCTTCATCGTAATGCGGGCTTTATCGATTGCACTCCGAGCGCAAGACCCACAAGCGAGAATGCTAGCAGCGGGAATTGGCAGTCTCATAGGAATTCAAACATTCGTGAATTTGGGCGGTCTGACGGGGTTGATACCGCTTACAGGGGTAACCTTACCGTTTATTAGCTATGGCGGAACTTCAATTATTCTGTTATCTTTAGCTTTAGGAATATTAATGAACGTATCAATGTTCGTTAAATATGAAAAAACAATTAGAAAAGGAAGTGCCTTGTGA
- a CDS encoding YlaI family protein, whose translation MRVKCVICDEIGQLPDDAPLAKTLRNRPIHTYMCEQCNERIADKTVARIATGNFVFRRSSHSIEKNF comes from the coding sequence ATGCGTGTTAAGTGTGTCATTTGCGATGAAATTGGACAACTCCCAGACGATGCACCTCTTGCTAAAACACTGAGGAACCGTCCTATTCATACGTATATGTGTGAACAATGTAACGAACGAATTGCTGATAAAACAGTTGCTCGTATTGCAACAGGAAATTTTGTTTTCCGACGTAGCTCGCACTCTATAGAAAAAAACTTCTAA
- a CDS encoding peptidyl-prolyl cis-trans isomerase → MEAIIPIKGNVRYAITLDPGVWIFDDRRIDLKTYFTENHIEKDELEQYKKEMGAHWSREIMEGATFPPTLKTEKTFEKTKVVTGTYGILFSHFLKTAEPAADATTISFELADGTVHSFPIEQAEEFIFKFSEDGKPLIDDGLIHVLLKDGSTNDTPIRDVTTIRID, encoded by the coding sequence TTGGAAGCAATAATTCCGATTAAAGGTAATGTACGGTATGCCATTACACTCGATCCAGGCGTTTGGATTTTTGATGATCGCCGGATTGATTTAAAAACATACTTCACCGAAAATCATATTGAAAAAGACGAACTTGAACAATATAAGAAAGAAATGGGCGCACATTGGTCACGAGAAATAATGGAGGGTGCTACATTTCCACCCACTTTAAAAACCGAAAAGACATTTGAAAAAACAAAAGTAGTAACGGGCACTTATGGAATTCTCTTCAGCCATTTTTTAAAAACTGCTGAACCTGCTGCTGATGCTACAACTATTTCTTTTGAACTAGCAGATGGCACTGTCCATTCATTTCCAATTGAACAGGCAGAAGAATTCATCTTCAAATTTAGTGAAGATGGCAAACCACTTATCGATGATGGACTAATTCATGTTCTTTTGAAAGACGGTTCAACTAACGATACACCAATTCGTGATGTCACCACAATTAGAATCGACTAA
- a CDS encoding COX15/CtaA family protein: protein MVNNYKEGVLFLRYNKYLKWFAVASTIGMLLILLGGALVTKTDSGMGCGRHWPGCNGQLIPDEITAEVLIEFSHRLVTGAVGIFIVILAIWSWKAMGHVRETKFLASMAVFFLVLQALIGAAQVLWGQGDFILALHFGISLISFASVLLLTLLIFEVDQKFDADKLRIGNKLKWHTIGVSVYSYIVVYTGALVRHTESGLVCLDWPLCRNSGFELPRNMYEWVQMGHRAAAALIVIWLAVIMIHAIRNYKEQRVIYWGWIIAFILVATQAATGMLVVLTKLNLYIALLHSLFITLLFGLLTYMILLVSRGKSHK from the coding sequence ATGGTCAACAATTATAAAGAAGGTGTCTTATTTTTGCGATATAACAAGTATTTAAAATGGTTTGCAGTTGCTTCAACAATTGGTATGTTATTAATTCTTCTAGGTGGAGCCCTTGTTACTAAGACTGATAGCGGTATGGGCTGCGGGAGACATTGGCCCGGTTGTAATGGACAGCTGATTCCCGATGAAATTACCGCCGAAGTGCTCATTGAGTTTTCACATCGACTCGTCACTGGGGCCGTCGGTATATTTATCGTCATCTTGGCTATCTGGTCTTGGAAGGCAATGGGACATGTTCGTGAAACTAAATTTTTAGCCTCCATGGCCGTGTTCTTTCTCGTTTTACAAGCTTTAATTGGAGCTGCCCAAGTATTATGGGGACAAGGTGATTTCATCCTTGCACTCCACTTTGGTATTTCACTTATTTCTTTTGCCTCAGTCCTATTATTAACACTTCTTATCTTTGAGGTAGATCAAAAGTTTGATGCGGATAAATTACGCATAGGTAACAAATTGAAATGGCATACAATTGGTGTTTCTGTTTATTCCTACATCGTTGTTTATACGGGCGCACTTGTCCGCCATACTGAATCTGGGCTAGTTTGCTTGGACTGGCCACTTTGTCGGAATAGCGGCTTTGAACTGCCAAGAAACATGTATGAATGGGTACAGATGGGTCATCGTGCAGCAGCAGCATTGATCGTTATCTGGTTAGCCGTTATTATGATCCACGCTATCCGCAATTATAAAGAGCAGCGTGTCATCTATTGGGGTTGGATCATCGCATTCATCCTTGTAGCAACCCAGGCTGCAACAGGTATGCTAGTCGTTCTAACAAAACTTAATCTTTATATTGCTTTACTTCATTCACTATTTATCACATTATTATTTGGTTTGCTAACTTACATGATACTACTCGTTTCAAGAGGTAAATCACATAAATAA
- the pyc gene encoding pyruvate carboxylase: MEKIKKILVANRGEIAIRIFRACTELNIPTVGIYSTEDSGSFHRYKADESYLVGKGKKPIDAYLDIEGIIALAKDSGANAIHPGYGFLAENVDFARRLEEEGIIFIGPTSKHLDMFGDKVKARDQAIKAGIPVIPGTDGPVASVEEVAAFGDTNGYPIIIKASLGGGGRGMRIVNAADEVVEAYERARSEAKSAFGSDEVYVEKYVFQPKHIEVQILGDTYGNVVHLYERDCSIQRRHQKVVEIAPSISLEDGLREQICDAAVKLAKNVGYINAGTMEFLVADGRFYFIEVNPRIQVEHTITEMVTGIDIVHSQIHIADGKNLHEGEASIPVQDKIPLFGYAIQSRVTTEDPLNDFMPDTGKLMVYRSGGGFGVRLDAGNGFQGAVITPYYDSLLVKVSTWGMTFREAASKMDRNLQEFRIRGIKTNIPFLENVVKHNNFLTGNYNTSFIDSTPELFLFPNRKDRGTKMLNYIGNVTINGFPGLEKQSKPVFHPVRKPVVDLLTAPAPGTKQILDERGAEGLVKWIKEQDDVLLTDTTFRDAHQSLLATRVRTSDITAIASETARLMPDLFSYEMWGGATFDVSYRFLKESPWDRLLKLREQIPNVLFQMLFRGANAVGYTNYPDNVIREFVKKSAEAGIDVFRIFDSLNWIKGMEVAIDATRDAGKVAEAAICYAGDILDDSRAKYTVNYYKEMAKELEAAGAHILAIKDMAGLLKPEAAYRLISELKATVDLPIHLHSHDTSGNGIYMYAKAIEAGVDIVDTALGAMAGLTSQPSAGSLHYALQGGKRNVRGNVKSLEDLSYYWEDVRKYYQPFESGMMSPHSEIYVHEMPGGQYSNLQQQAKAVGLGERWEEVKDMYSRVNLLFGDVVKVTPSSKVVGDMALFMVQNDLDEESALVRGKTIDFPESVIEFFEGYIGQPYGGFPEELQKVILKEREAITVRPGELLEDVDFKKLRDELNEKLGRPVTSHEVLSYALYPKVFDEYSQMNNQFGDISVIDTPEFLYGMRLGEEIEVEIEKGKTLIVKLVSIGEPQSDATRVLYFEMNGQPREVIIEDMSVESVTIRKQKADVTNDAHIAATMPGTVLKVAVSKGAKVKKGEHLLITEAMKMETTIQAPYDGIVKDIYVSAGESIATGDLLIELEH, translated from the coding sequence ATGGAGAAAATTAAGAAAATCCTAGTTGCCAATCGCGGAGAAATTGCTATCCGTATTTTCCGTGCTTGTACCGAGTTGAATATACCCACAGTAGGGATTTATTCAACAGAAGACAGTGGGTCATTCCATCGATACAAGGCAGATGAGTCTTATCTTGTGGGGAAAGGGAAAAAGCCGATAGATGCGTACCTCGATATTGAAGGGATAATCGCACTAGCTAAAGACTCCGGCGCCAATGCGATACACCCTGGTTATGGGTTTCTTGCAGAGAATGTTGATTTTGCAAGACGTTTAGAAGAAGAAGGGATTATTTTCATCGGCCCTACTTCTAAGCATCTCGACATGTTTGGAGATAAAGTAAAGGCAAGAGATCAAGCTATCAAAGCAGGAATACCTGTTATCCCTGGTACGGACGGTCCAGTAGCATCTGTCGAAGAGGTTGCGGCCTTTGGGGATACGAATGGTTATCCAATCATTATCAAAGCATCTCTTGGTGGTGGCGGACGTGGTATGCGAATCGTCAATGCTGCCGATGAAGTAGTGGAAGCCTATGAACGTGCTAGATCAGAGGCGAAGTCAGCATTTGGGTCTGACGAAGTATATGTTGAGAAATATGTATTCCAGCCAAAACATATCGAAGTGCAAATACTTGGCGATACATACGGCAATGTCGTCCATCTGTACGAACGAGACTGTTCGATTCAACGCCGTCATCAGAAAGTCGTGGAAATAGCACCTTCCATTTCACTTGAAGATGGCTTGCGGGAACAGATTTGCGATGCTGCTGTAAAATTAGCTAAAAATGTAGGGTATATCAATGCAGGAACTATGGAATTCCTCGTAGCTGACGGCCGCTTTTATTTCATCGAAGTAAATCCTCGTATTCAAGTGGAGCATACGATTACAGAAATGGTAACGGGTATTGATATTGTTCATTCACAAATTCATATTGCGGATGGAAAAAATCTACATGAAGGTGAAGCAAGTATCCCTGTACAAGATAAGATTCCGTTATTCGGATATGCTATCCAATCTCGTGTGACAACAGAGGATCCTTTAAACGACTTTATGCCTGATACGGGTAAGTTGATGGTTTATCGTTCTGGTGGAGGGTTTGGTGTTCGTCTAGACGCTGGGAATGGATTCCAAGGCGCTGTCATTACTCCTTACTATGATTCATTGTTAGTGAAAGTGTCTACATGGGGCATGACTTTCCGAGAAGCTGCCTCTAAAATGGACAGAAACTTACAAGAATTCAGAATCCGGGGAATTAAGACGAATATCCCATTCCTTGAAAATGTCGTGAAGCATAATAACTTCTTGACAGGGAATTATAATACGAGTTTTATTGATTCAACACCTGAATTATTCCTATTCCCGAACCGCAAAGACCGCGGAACGAAAATGTTGAATTATATTGGTAATGTAACTATTAATGGATTCCCAGGGCTTGAGAAACAATCGAAACCAGTGTTCCATCCTGTCAGAAAACCAGTTGTGGACCTCCTAACGGCACCAGCGCCGGGGACGAAGCAAATCTTGGATGAGCGCGGAGCAGAAGGACTAGTTAAGTGGATTAAAGAGCAAGATGATGTCCTGTTGACAGATACAACATTCCGAGATGCACACCAGTCCTTACTGGCAACACGTGTACGAACTTCCGATATCACAGCCATTGCATCTGAAACAGCAAGACTAATGCCAGACCTGTTTTCTTATGAAATGTGGGGCGGCGCAACATTCGACGTATCCTATAGATTCTTGAAGGAAAGCCCATGGGATCGGTTATTGAAATTACGTGAACAAATTCCGAATGTGCTATTCCAAATGCTGTTCCGTGGTGCAAATGCGGTCGGCTATACGAATTACCCTGATAATGTCATTCGTGAGTTTGTCAAAAAGTCGGCTGAAGCCGGAATTGACGTGTTCCGAATTTTCGACAGCTTGAACTGGATTAAAGGTATGGAAGTCGCCATTGATGCGACACGTGATGCAGGAAAAGTTGCGGAGGCAGCAATTTGTTACGCAGGGGATATTTTAGATGATTCACGTGCGAAATATACAGTTAATTATTATAAAGAGATGGCGAAAGAGTTAGAGGCAGCTGGCGCTCATATTCTAGCGATTAAAGATATGGCTGGTCTGTTGAAGCCTGAAGCTGCTTACCGACTTATTTCTGAACTGAAAGCTACGGTTGACTTACCAATCCATCTACATTCGCATGATACGAGCGGTAATGGTATTTACATGTATGCTAAAGCAATTGAGGCGGGTGTGGACATCGTTGACACAGCGCTTGGGGCAATGGCAGGCCTAACTTCACAACCTTCAGCAGGCTCCCTGCATTACGCGCTACAAGGCGGTAAGCGCAATGTGCGTGGTAATGTAAAGTCGCTTGAAGATTTATCTTACTACTGGGAAGATGTACGGAAGTACTACCAGCCATTTGAAAGTGGCATGATGAGTCCGCATTCGGAAATTTATGTCCATGAAATGCCAGGTGGTCAGTACTCTAACTTACAGCAGCAAGCGAAGGCGGTAGGACTAGGCGAGCGTTGGGAAGAAGTGAAGGACATGTATTCCCGCGTTAACCTACTATTTGGAGATGTTGTGAAAGTAACACCTTCATCCAAAGTAGTTGGCGATATGGCCTTGTTTATGGTTCAGAATGATTTGGATGAAGAGTCAGCTCTTGTTCGTGGTAAAACAATTGACTTCCCAGAATCAGTTATTGAATTTTTCGAAGGCTATATTGGTCAACCTTATGGCGGATTCCCAGAAGAACTTCAAAAAGTCATCTTGAAAGAGCGTGAAGCGATTACTGTCCGTCCTGGCGAATTGCTAGAGGATGTCGATTTCAAGAAATTACGAGATGAATTGAATGAAAAATTAGGACGCCCGGTGACAAGTCATGAAGTCCTTTCTTATGCGCTTTATCCGAAGGTGTTCGATGAATATTCTCAGATGAATAATCAATTTGGTGACATTTCTGTTATTGATACGCCTGAATTCCTTTATGGAATGCGTCTCGGGGAAGAAATTGAAGTGGAGATTGAAAAAGGTAAAACGTTAATCGTGAAGCTAGTATCAATCGGTGAACCGCAATCGGATGCAACGAGGGTTCTATATTTTGAGATGAACGGTCAACCACGTGAAGTGATTATTGAAGACATGAGTGTCGAATCTGTTACGATTCGGAAACAGAAGGCAGATGTAACAAATGACGCGCATATCGCCGCGACAATGCCAGGGACTGTTTTGAAAGTGGCTGTTTCCAAAGGAGCAAAAGTGAAGAAGGGTGAACATCTACTCATCACAGAAGCTATGAAAATGGAAACAACGATTCAAGCACCATACGATGGAATAGTCAAAGATATTTATGTATCAGCAGGCGAGTCAATTGCAACGGGCGATTTGCTCATTGAATTAGAACATTGA